The sequence AGCTGGACTCGATGGAGGATCGGGTGCTGGCGGCCTTGCGGATTGGGGCCTACCAGATCTTCCACACCCGCGTGCCCGCGCGCGCGGCGGTGGGAGAGACGGTGCAGGCGCTCAAGGAGCTGGGCATGTCGCGGGCGGCGGGCTTCGTCAACGCCATCCTCCGCAAGCTGGCGGACCTGCCGGGGCCTCCGCTGCCGCCCGAGAGCGACACCGTCGAGTACCTCTCCGTCCGCGAGAGCCACCCCAAGTGGCTGGTGGAGCGGTGGATCCGCCACTTCGGCCGCGAGCGCGCCGAGGCGATGCTCGTGGCGGACAACCAAACGCCTCCCATCGTGGTCCGCGTGAACACCACGAAGGTGACGCGCGACGCGCTGCTGGCCCAACTCCGCGACGTGGGGCTGGAGGTGCAGCCCACGACCGTGTCTCCGGTGGGCATCGTCCTGCCCCCGGTGGGGCGGCTGGAGGATGTGTACGGCTACCGCGAGGGCCTCTGGCAGGTGCAGGACGAGGCCGCGCAGCTGGTGGGGGTGTACGGAGCCATTCCGGAGACGGCGCGGGTGCTGGACGCGTGTGCGGCGCCGGGCGGCAAGGCGTGCCACCAGGCCGAAGGGCACGAGGTGGTGGCCACGGATCTGCACGCCAACAAGCTGCCGAAGATCGAGTCCGAGGCGAAGCGGCTGGGCCTCGCCGGGAAGCTGCGTGCGGTGGCACATGACGCGACGCAGCCGCTGCCGGAGGAGTTGGGCGAGTTCCACGCGGTGCTGGTGGACGCGCCGTGCTCGGGGCTGGGGACGCTGAGGCGCCACCCGGAGCTGCGCTACCGGCGCAAGGAGGAGGACATCGGCCGGCTGGCCTCGCTCCAGCGCCGCATTCTGGAGAACTGCCAGGAGGCGGTGCCGCCCGGAGGGCTGCTGGTGTACGCGGTGTGCA is a genomic window of Hyalangium minutum containing:
- the rsmB gene encoding 16S rRNA (cytosine(967)-C(5))-methyltransferase RsmB — its product is MSARTLAIQVLARVRATDAYLNVVLDTMLSESPLKDPRDTALATELTYGATRRQLALDYAITRFADRKLDSMEDRVLAALRIGAYQIFHTRVPARAAVGETVQALKELGMSRAAGFVNAILRKLADLPGPPLPPESDTVEYLSVRESHPKWLVERWIRHFGRERAEAMLVADNQTPPIVVRVNTTKVTRDALLAQLRDVGLEVQPTTVSPVGIVLPPVGRLEDVYGYREGLWQVQDEAAQLVGVYGAIPETARVLDACAAPGGKACHQAEGHEVVATDLHANKLPKIESEAKRLGLAGKLRAVAHDATQPLPEELGEFHAVLVDAPCSGLGTLRRHPELRYRRKEEDIGRLASLQRRILENCQEAVPPGGLLVYAVCTTEPQEGQDQVDMFLRSHPEWTAEPPVLPGVKLPQSQAWLRTLPGPEGWDGFFAARLRKLY